From one uncultured Paludibacter sp. genomic stretch:
- a CDS encoding conserved membrane hypothetical protein (Evidence 4 : Unknown function but conserved in other organisms) — MIYAIIITSISLLLSLRTSKNIFAPATIVSALWLFCILAYNLYPHNLFHLRIQFYTGISIWVGVFTLSSLLTQSIFQKANNTENPNLSLRNLYVFITLISFPYVMWHIFNILKEAGLLNNIFLNLRSAAMGSVKGLEEGTSKNYFAPLWLVAYVIELLHYRKKQRLWILITLLLINLTWAFLIMSKMTFLNIFVSTFIILFFYRKIKTKTILISLGAVFIFFTYFQILRSREMELKDNKLKYDFFTLYVLGGMPAFETVKPRSSNYSGENTFRFFNAVTYKTGLKSQKPSSPILEFVNVGKNNDVFTNTYTTLYPYFKDFGFKGIFFFAIFVGFFYGYLYKKALKKDNPMVIIYSIFFTALLTQFMNETTFTTLSFLIQIIILSHLPYWMNKKIIKKN; from the coding sequence ATGATATATGCAATAATAATTACATCAATCTCTTTGTTGTTGAGTTTACGTACCTCTAAAAACATTTTTGCACCTGCAACAATAGTTTCGGCACTTTGGCTGTTTTGTATACTTGCCTATAACCTATACCCACATAATTTATTTCACTTGAGAATCCAATTTTATACAGGAATTTCTATTTGGGTTGGTGTATTTACTTTATCGTCATTATTAACTCAAAGTATATTTCAAAAAGCCAACAACACCGAAAATCCTAATTTGAGTCTTCGAAATTTATATGTCTTTATAACATTAATAAGTTTCCCATATGTGATGTGGCATATATTTAATATATTAAAAGAAGCAGGTTTGCTGAATAATATTTTTTTAAATCTAAGGAGTGCGGCAATGGGGAGTGTTAAAGGACTCGAAGAAGGTACTTCAAAAAACTATTTTGCTCCTTTATGGCTTGTTGCTTATGTGATTGAGTTATTGCATTATAGAAAAAAACAACGTCTTTGGATCTTAATAACTTTACTCCTAATAAATCTTACTTGGGCATTTCTTATCATGTCCAAAATGACCTTTTTGAATATCTTTGTTTCAACATTTATAATTCTGTTTTTTTATAGGAAAATTAAAACAAAAACAATTTTGATTTCTTTGGGAGCTGTTTTTATATTCTTTACTTATTTTCAAATTCTGCGTTCCAGAGAAATGGAACTGAAAGATAATAAATTAAAGTATGATTTTTTTACACTTTATGTGCTGGGTGGTATGCCTGCTTTTGAGACCGTTAAACCTCGCTCATCAAATTATTCCGGTGAAAATACTTTCCGTTTTTTTAACGCAGTAACTTATAAAACGGGGCTAAAAAGCCAAAAGCCTTCTTCGCCAATCCTGGAGTTTGTCAATGTGGGGAAAAACAATGACGTATTTACAAACACATATACTACTTTGTACCCTTATTTTAAAGACTTTGGTTTCAAAGGAATATTTTTCTTTGCGATATTTGTCGGTTTTTTTTATGGCTATTTGTATAAAAAAGCATTAAAAAAAGATAATCCAATGGTTATTATTTATTCTATTTTCTTTACTGCATTACTTACTCAGTTTATGAATGAAACTACATTTACAACATTGTCGTTTTTAATACAAATTATTATTTTGAGCCATTTACCTTACTGGATGAATAAAAAAATTATCAAAAAGAATTAG
- a CDS encoding hypothetical protein (Evidence 5 : Unknown function) has protein sequence MNISEYLLLNSKLLVKYTIKYNDINNLYKKGNEKNFGIRF, from the coding sequence GTGAACATTTCGGAATATTTGCTTTTGAATAGTAAATTATTAGTAAAATATACAATTAAATACAACGATATTAACAATTTATACAAAAAAGGGAATGAAAAAAATTTTGGAATTAGGTTTTAA
- a CDS encoding conserved hypothetical protein (Evidence 4 : Unknown function but conserved in other organisms), producing MKHIINASLQVLPSGGTKHPYEIVDRAIEVIAASGLKYKVCPFETVVEGTYDEIMSVFKKAQQACYDAGAQSVMAYIKIQSSQKNVSIEDKMKKY from the coding sequence ATGAAACACATTATTAACGCTTCTCTACAAGTTTTGCCTTCCGGCGGAACAAAACATCCTTACGAAATAGTTGACCGAGCAATAGAAGTGATTGCCGCTTCGGGCTTGAAGTACAAAGTGTGTCCTTTTGAAACAGTAGTAGAAGGTACATACGATGAAATTATGTCGGTTTTCAAAAAGGCGCAACAAGCGTGTTATGATGCAGGCGCACAAAGTGTGATGGCATACATAAAGATTCAATCTTCACAAAAGAATGTGAGCATTGAAGATAAGATGAAGAAATACTAA
- a CDS encoding putative Sporulation domain-containing protein (Evidence 3 : Putative function from multiple computational evidences) — protein MEITWISTLKSLLLQSMEKIVRHIETLLRRHDYVILPDFGGFVIQHQPAKISEEQIAPPLAVVGFNPLMNTSDGLLAIEISRAENKSFREAIQLIDSEITQFKQQLKNKKTISCGSLGTLSLNPEGKIMFLPSPNGALLPANYGLSTLFYSQIAKEIEEKRRKTVTISIPSRNKIARYAAVGIIAVGLMFSAPKLNNVSNTTANFNPLEFFNTSEGVNNVSETTSVVENAITTNQQEILQQPEEKKYHVIVGCMPTQKMADDLCAYLKGQNYPNAYVVEPPIKTYRVAIESFSDKNEAIAYMENLRKTNPEFPDAWVLNY, from the coding sequence TTGGAGATAACTTGGATTTCTACCCTGAAATCTTTACTTTTGCAGAGTATGGAAAAAATAGTTCGGCATATTGAAACATTGCTACGCAGGCACGATTACGTTATTCTTCCTGATTTTGGGGGTTTTGTTATACAGCATCAACCGGCTAAGATTAGTGAAGAACAAATTGCGCCTCCTCTGGCGGTAGTAGGTTTCAATCCGTTGATGAATACATCGGACGGGCTTCTTGCTATTGAAATTTCACGCGCCGAAAATAAAAGTTTCCGAGAAGCAATTCAATTAATCGACAGTGAAATCACTCAATTCAAACAACAATTAAAAAACAAAAAAACCATATCCTGTGGAAGTTTAGGAACATTATCTTTGAATCCCGAAGGAAAAATTATGTTTCTACCTTCACCAAACGGCGCGCTTCTTCCTGCAAATTATGGATTGAGTACTTTATTCTATTCTCAAATAGCGAAAGAGATAGAAGAAAAACGGAGGAAAACGGTTACTATTTCCATTCCGTCACGGAACAAAATTGCACGGTATGCTGCAGTAGGGATAATTGCAGTCGGCTTAATGTTTTCTGCGCCAAAATTGAATAATGTAAGCAATACAACCGCCAACTTTAATCCGCTGGAATTTTTCAATACTTCAGAAGGAGTAAATAACGTTTCAGAAACTACTTCTGTTGTGGAGAATGCCATTACAACCAATCAGCAAGAAATATTACAACAACCGGAAGAAAAAAAATATCATGTGATTGTGGGATGTATGCCAACTCAAAAAATGGCGGATGATTTGTGTGCATATCTTAAAGGGCAAAATTATCCAAATGCTTATGTTGTGGAACCTCCGATAAAGACATACCGAGTAGCGATAGAATCTTTTTCCGATAAAAACGAAGCTATTGCTTATATGGAAAATTTGAGAAAAACAAATCCTGAATTTCCTGATGCTTGGGTACTAAATTATTAG
- a CDS encoding conserved exported hypothetical protein (Evidence 4 : Unknown function but conserved in other organisms) gives MKKVLIMLVVIVASATSTFAMNPAKTELFNKLNNERVFSGLMKYLDTNSEQEKDLKFVFESTKTKIKNAEMKNDEKAYDNAIIFNLANARYLLSTAQYRKYLTVLNLSLSNDNTDDLYFVEK, from the coding sequence ATGAAAAAAGTATTAATAATGTTAGTAGTTATAGTTGCAAGTGCAACTTCTACCTTTGCAATGAATCCTGCAAAAACCGAATTATTCAATAAATTAAATAACGAAAGAGTATTTAGTGGATTAATGAAGTATCTTGATACAAATAGCGAGCAGGAAAAAGATCTCAAATTCGTATTTGAATCTACTAAAACGAAGATTAAGAATGCCGAAATGAAAAATGATGAAAAAGCATACGACAATGCTATTATTTTCAACTTGGCAAATGCGAGATATCTTCTTTCAACTGCTCAATATAGAAAATATTTGACAGTGCTTAATCTTTCATTATCAAACGACAATACTGACGATTTATATTTTGTTGAAAAATAA
- the rpsP gene encoding 30S ribosomal protein S16 → MAVKMRLQRHGRKGYAFYHIVIADSRAPRDGKFIERIGSYNPNTNPATVDLKFDRALYWLNVGAQPTDTTRNILSTEGVLMMKHLQGGVKKGAFDEAEAQKRFDAWKTAKEGAVNKTKAQLDAEKQAKAKERAKVEAEVLKARKAELAKKKADELEAKVAEAAEETKAETTEEVKSEIAETAPTPVEE, encoded by the coding sequence ATGGCAGTAAAAATGAGACTCCAACGTCATGGTCGCAAAGGCTATGCGTTCTATCACATTGTGATTGCAGACAGTCGCGCTCCACGTGATGGAAAATTTATTGAACGTATCGGTTCATACAACCCTAACACAAATCCTGCAACAGTAGATTTGAAATTTGACAGAGCTTTGTATTGGTTAAACGTAGGTGCGCAACCTACAGACACAACCCGCAACATTCTTTCAACTGAAGGTGTGTTGATGATGAAACATTTGCAGGGCGGTGTAAAAAAAGGCGCTTTTGATGAAGCGGAAGCACAAAAACGTTTCGATGCTTGGAAAACAGCAAAAGAAGGTGCAGTAAACAAAACAAAAGCTCAATTAGACGCCGAAAAACAAGCAAAAGCTAAAGAAAGAGCAAAAGTTGAAGCAGAAGTTTTGAAGGCAAGAAAAGCTGAATTAGCTAAAAAGAAAGCAGATGAACTGGAAGCCAAAGTAGCAGAAGCTGCAGAAGAAACGAAAGCTGAAACGACTGAAGAAGTAAAATCAGAAATAGCTGAAACCGCTCCAACTCCTGTTGAAGAATAA
- the rmlB gene encoding dTDP-glucose 4,6 dehydratase, NAD(P)-binding (Evidence 2a : Function from experimental evidences in other organisms; PubMedId : 7517391; Product type e : enzyme), which yields MKKTILITGGAGFIGSHVVRLFVTKYPEYHIVNLDALTYAGNLENLKDIKDAPNYTFVKGDITDEKFIPELFEKYNFDGVIHLAAESHVDRSITDPFAFIRTNVFGTAILLNSAKNAWKGNIEGKKFYHISTDEVYGSLGKEGFFTEKTAYDPRSPYSAAKASSDHFVRAYHHTYGLPVVVSNCSNNYGANHFPEKLIPLAINNIKKKLPIPIYGKGENVRDWLWVNDHARAIDVIFHTGKVGETYNIGGHNEWTNIDLIRELCSIMDRKLGREPGESATLITFVKDRAGHDLRYAIDSSKLQQELGWIPSLQFEEGLEKTVDWYLENEEWLENIINGEYQNYYKKQYEER from the coding sequence ATGAAAAAAACAATTTTAATCACCGGCGGAGCCGGATTTATCGGCTCCCATGTAGTGCGACTTTTTGTAACTAAATATCCTGAATATCACATAGTAAATTTGGATGCTTTGACGTATGCAGGAAATCTTGAAAACCTGAAAGATATAAAAGATGCTCCAAATTATACATTTGTAAAAGGCGACATTACCGATGAAAAATTTATTCCCGAATTATTTGAAAAATACAATTTCGACGGGGTTATCCATTTGGCAGCCGAATCTCACGTAGATCGTTCCATTACCGATCCGTTTGCTTTTATTCGTACCAATGTTTTTGGAACGGCAATTCTGCTGAATTCCGCAAAAAATGCTTGGAAAGGAAATATAGAAGGGAAAAAATTCTATCATATTTCTACCGATGAAGTGTATGGTTCTCTTGGAAAAGAAGGATTTTTTACGGAAAAAACCGCTTACGACCCGCGTAGTCCATATTCCGCAGCTAAAGCCAGCTCCGACCATTTTGTGAGGGCTTATCATCATACATACGGACTTCCTGTAGTGGTTTCCAATTGTTCCAATAATTACGGCGCAAATCATTTTCCTGAAAAACTGATTCCGTTGGCAATCAACAATATTAAAAAGAAACTTCCAATCCCCATTTACGGAAAAGGTGAAAACGTACGCGATTGGCTTTGGGTAAACGATCATGCGCGTGCTATTGATGTAATTTTTCACACGGGAAAAGTGGGTGAAACATACAACATCGGAGGACACAACGAGTGGACAAACATTGACCTTATCCGTGAACTTTGCTCTATTATGGATAGAAAATTAGGACGCGAACCGGGTGAATCTGCCACATTAATCACTTTTGTAAAAGACCGCGCCGGACACGATTTGCGTTACGCTATCGATTCCTCCAAACTTCAACAAGAGTTGGGCTGGATTCCATCTTTGCAGTTTGAAGAAGGATTAGAAAAAACAGTGGACTGGTATTTGGAAAATGAAGAATGGCTGGAAAATATCATCAATGGTGAATATCAAAATTACTATAAAAAACAATACGAAGAACGATAA
- a CDS encoding Methyltransferase type 11 codes for MKKILELGFKILVSIESKFDRRFLVKDVPMAKMVSHQNWRNYLYEIGNKKGMRILEIGSREVTGRSVDRKEFCNAEYIGFDLYPGNNVDVVGDAHKLSNYFKEEEKFDIIYTSACFEHFAMPWIVATEIAKLLKVGGIVFVETHFTHSSHERPWHFFQFSDMALKTLFSSALGFECIETGMSNPIVGRFSSFADGYLKNKPVAGLYCHSEYLGKKVKDIKNFDWKNVDLYDVVGETKYPAPKEIK; via the coding sequence ATGAAAAAAATTTTGGAATTAGGTTTTAAAATTCTTGTATCTATCGAGTCTAAATTTGATAGGCGTTTTTTAGTGAAAGACGTACCAATGGCGAAAATGGTTAGTCATCAAAATTGGCGAAATTATTTATATGAAATAGGTAATAAGAAAGGTATGAGGATATTAGAAATAGGTAGTCGAGAAGTTACAGGTAGATCAGTAGATAGAAAAGAATTCTGTAATGCAGAATATATAGGATTTGATCTTTATCCAGGGAATAATGTTGATGTTGTAGGAGATGCACATAAGTTATCCAATTATTTCAAAGAAGAAGAGAAATTTGATATAATTTATACCTCAGCTTGTTTCGAACATTTCGCAATGCCTTGGATTGTTGCTACAGAAATTGCAAAGTTGTTGAAAGTCGGAGGAATTGTTTTTGTTGAGACTCATTTTACACATTCATCTCACGAAAGACCTTGGCATTTTTTCCAGTTTAGTGATATGGCGCTAAAAACTTTATTCTCAAGCGCTCTTGGATTTGAATGTATTGAAACTGGTATGTCAAATCCTATTGTAGGGAGATTTTCATCATTCGCAGATGGATATTTAAAAAACAAACCTGTAGCTGGACTTTATTGTCATAGTGAATATCTTGGAAAAAAGGTAAAAGATATTAAGAACTTTGATTGGAAAAATGTAGATTTATATGATGTCGTTGGTGAAACAAAGTACCCTGCGCCAAAGGAAATAAAATAA
- a CDS encoding NAD-dependent epimerase/dehydratase has protein sequence MNTLVTGGAGFIGSHLCDALISENHNVVVIDNLILGKLENINHLIGLKNFLFINEDILNTEKLKEIFEEHSFDMVFHMAANSDIQKGGADPEIDYNLTFNTTFNVLQCMKEFNVKKLFFASTSAIYGETTDELYENYGPLQPVSNYGAGKLASEAFISAFSSTYNIQTWITRFPNVVGERFTHGVIYDFIKKLNTNPTELEVLGNGEQNKPYLYVKDLVEGILFVCNNSHDRFNVYNLGSYSRTKVKEIAQMVIEEMELNASIRYTGGDRGWIGDVPEFKYDLSKINKLGWEAKINSNDSVRIAIQKALGK, from the coding sequence ATGAATACCCTTGTAACAGGAGGCGCAGGATTTATCGGATCTCATTTATGTGATGCCTTAATTAGTGAAAATCATAATGTTGTAGTGATTGATAACCTTATTCTTGGTAAACTCGAAAATATAAATCACCTTATCGGATTAAAAAACTTTCTTTTTATCAATGAAGATATTTTAAATACTGAAAAGCTAAAAGAGATATTTGAAGAACATTCTTTCGATATGGTTTTTCACATGGCTGCAAATTCCGATATTCAAAAAGGAGGTGCTGACCCTGAAATTGATTACAATCTTACATTCAATACCACATTTAATGTTTTGCAATGTATGAAAGAATTTAATGTCAAGAAACTATTTTTTGCNTCCACTTCTGCAATTTATGGAGAAACCACCGACGAACTTTATGAAAATTACGGTCCTTTACAACCTGTATCAAATTACGGAGCAGGGAAATTAGCAAGTGAAGCGTTTATCAGTGCATTTAGTTCCACTTATAATATTCAAACTTGGATAACGCGCTTTCCAAATGTGGTAGGAGAACGTTTTACGCACGGAGTTATTTATGATTTCATAAAAAAATTAAATACTAACCCAACAGAACTCGAGGTTTTAGGAAATGGAGAACAAAATAAACCGTATTTGTATGTTAAAGATTTAGTGGAAGGAATTCTTTTTGTTTGCAATAATTCCCACGATCGATTTAATGTATATAATTTAGGTTCCTATTCGAGAACTAAGGTAAAAGAAATTGCCCAAATGGTCATAGAAGAAATGGAATTGAATGCATCTATCAGATATACCGGAGGAGATAGAGGATGGATAGGGGACGTGCCAGAATTCAAGTATGATTTGAGTAAGATAAATAAATTAGGATGGGAAGCCAAAATAAATTCTAACGATTCAGTTCGTATCGCCATTCAAAAAGCTTTAGGAAAATGA
- a CDS encoding Glycosyl transferase family 2, with protein MNNSIEIVIVLYQCSLEESVTFRTLNKQLDKITVDYEIVIYNNDKNTKIENSCFLIVNSEENKKLEGAYNFALEKAIKNGKSWILLLDQDTLIPENYFKELENLFSQDISSDLAVIVPKLTSNNKVISPVSVSSLMRFEREINSTGYTNKRINALNSLSLFSVQFINSIGGFSKEYPFDMHDHWCYNQIFKHQKEVYILNISAEHNSSFLNLEENVSINRYKEFLKAESKFIRNELGVFKYMCHKIKLIGRSIKQMAKNKDKRYAGATLKYVFFRF; from the coding sequence ATGAATAACTCGATAGAAATAGTCATTGTATTATATCAATGTTCATTGGAAGAAAGTGTAACTTTCCGGACATTAAATAAGCAATTAGATAAAATAACCGTTGATTATGAGATTGTTATATATAATAATGATAAAAATACGAAAATTGAGAATTCGTGTTTTCTTATTGTAAATTCCGAAGAAAATAAAAAACTTGAAGGAGCTTATAATTTTGCTTTAGAGAAAGCAATCAAAAATGGCAAGAGTTGGATTTTATTGTTGGATCAGGACACACTGATTCCTGAAAATTATTTCAAAGAACTGGAAAACTTATTTTCACAAGATATTTCATCTGATTTGGCTGTGATTGTACCTAAATTGACATCAAATAACAAAGTGATTTCACCTGTAAGCGTCTCATCTTTGATGAGATTTGAACGTGAAATAAATTCTACAGGATACACAAACAAAAGAATTAATGCATTAAATTCGTTGTCATTGTTTAGTGTTCAATTTATAAACTCAATTGGTGGATTTAGCAAAGAATATCCGTTTGATATGCACGATCATTGGTGCTATAATCAAATATTTAAGCATCAAAAGGAAGTATATATTTTAAATATATCTGCAGAACATAATTCTTCGTTTTTGAATTTAGAGGAAAATGTTTCAATAAATAGATATAAAGAGTTTTTAAAGGCAGAAAGTAAGTTTATACGCAACGAATTGGGAGTATTTAAATATATGTGCCACAAGATAAAGTTGATTGGAAGAAGTATCAAGCAAATGGCAAAGAATAAAGATAAAAGATATGCTGGAGCAACTCTTAAATATGTTTTTTTTAGATTTTAA
- a CDS encoding hypothetical protein (Evidence 5 : Unknown function), whose protein sequence is MGTKLLAFLFILLFEIYSLPLHPLFENTALFKEIIGLKANIQLLILKTFRENGSKNETPTSWSQRLCVLSHCDCRQSRST, encoded by the coding sequence TTGGGTACTAAATTATTAGCTTTTCTTTTTATTTTATTATTTGAAATTTATTCCTTACCTTTGCATCCGCTTTTCGAGAATACCGCATTATTTAAAGAAATAATCGGTTTAAAAGCAAATATTCAATTATTAATTTTAAAAACATTTCGAGAAAATGGCAGTAAAAATGAGACTCCAACGTCATGGTCGCAAAGGCTATGCGTTCTATCACATTGTGATTGCAGACAGTCGCGCTCCACGTGA
- a CDS encoding Polysaccharide biosynthesis protein, translating to MTSSKREIKDVFYLMILQGISYLAPLIVFPYLMVTLGAEKFGYIGFSLAIVQYLMLFVDFGFNFSATKRIAQVQNDKEKVSEVFWSTIYAKLFLLLASLVILFVFAFVIPRFAIYSKTLLIMSLMVVGNTFSFVWLFQGLGKIRTISIISTVSKLLILPLTFLYVKKSDDYNLAAMIQASAYLFSGLLTVSVLLRNEYINLNVKTAKEKIVNELRLAYPVFVSTAASSVYTALFTIILGYFSNPVDVGKYTAAEKITRFLCMFIYLPITQSFYPKISSLALTSKVSAFKIIKKSLLFVVISMTFLFFVLFFFSRSLTIFLGKEYFGTTNLFKIMAIAPLLIASGGILGQLGLLAAGDEIDKKNFQNVYIMAAVIATLLVFVLVPKLKSLGASISLVITELVVFLGILWYYRRVFSYKMKK from the coding sequence ATGACCAGCAGCAAGCGTGAAATAAAAGATGTCTTTTATCTTATGATTCTACAAGGGATAAGTTACCTTGCTCCGCTTATTGTTTTCCCCTACCTGATGGTAACATTGGGTGCTGAAAAATTTGGATATATTGGTTTTTCATTAGCTATAGTCCAGTATCTAATGCTTTTTGTGGACTTTGGCTTTAATTTTAGCGCAACTAAAAGAATAGCTCAAGTACAAAATGACAAAGAGAAAGTCTCTGAAGTTTTTTGGTCTACTATTTATGCGAAGTTATTTTTATTGCTTGCCTCCTTAGTAATATTGTTCGTTTTTGCTTTTGTAATTCCTCGATTTGCTATTTATTCAAAAACACTTCTCATTATGTCATTGATGGTTGTGGGCAATACATTTTCGTTCGTTTGGTTGTTTCAGGGGTTAGGGAAAATCCGAACAATTTCGATAATAAGTACAGTTTCAAAGCTTTTGATTCTTCCTCTCACTTTTTTGTATGTTAAGAAATCAGATGATTATAATTTAGCTGCGATGATACAGGCTTCGGCGTATCTTTTTAGTGGTCTATTAACTGTAAGTGTATTATTAAGAAATGAATATATAAATTTAAATGTAAAGACTGCGAAAGAAAAAATTGTGAATGAGTTGAGACTTGCTTATCCAGTTTTTGTGTCTACTGCTGCTTCCAGTGTTTATACAGCACTTTTTACGATTATTTTAGGATATTTTTCCAATCCAGTTGATGTTGGTAAATATACAGCTGCTGAAAAAATAACGCGTTTTTTATGTATGTTCATATATTTGCCGATAACTCAATCTTTTTATCCAAAAATAAGTTCATTAGCATTGACATCTAAAGTTTCGGCTTTTAAAATTATAAAAAAGAGCCTTTTATTTGTGGTTATATCAATGACGTTTTTGTTTTTTGTATTGTTCTTTTTTTCCAGGTCTTTAACCATATTTTTAGGAAAAGAGTATTTCGGAACTACAAACTTATTTAAAATCATGGCAATCGCTCCTTTACTAATTGCATCAGGTGGAATTTTAGGTCAATTAGGTCTATTGGCAGCAGGTGATGAGATTGATAAAAAGAATTTTCAGAATGTGTATATTATGGCTGCTGTAATTGCAACATTATTAGTATTTGTTTTAGTTCCTAAGCTAAAATCTTTGGGTGCTTCTATCTCCTTGGTTATAACAGAATTAGTAGTGTTTTTGGGAATATTGTGGTATTATAGAAGAGTATTTAGCTATAAAATGAAGAAATAG